Proteins from one Mycobacterium sp. SMC-2 genomic window:
- a CDS encoding adenylate/guanylate cyclase domain-containing protein, translated as MTTAAHPDAAAVALDRRTAASAALWDKVLTDGHASLVRARRAFRYLPSAPRCKLCNNPFGGPVGRVFAAAGFRRSRKNPNLCARCCDALPRGGAEVDVAVLFADVRGSTALGDRRGAADFAALLNRFYRAATQTLLRHDAVIDKLIGDEVMAFFVQGISGPRYRQRAVEAGIELLEAVGYGSPDGPWLDVGIAVNAGVAYVGNVGGAVVDFTALGSPVNAAARMQQHAAGGELLVAGGVADGLLDDLPRRTLILRGQQEPMNAFVRTV; from the coding sequence ATGACTACCGCCGCCCACCCCGACGCCGCGGCCGTCGCACTCGATAGGCGCACCGCGGCTTCGGCAGCGCTGTGGGACAAGGTACTCACCGACGGCCACGCGTCGTTGGTCAGGGCGAGGCGCGCGTTTCGCTATCTGCCGTCGGCCCCGCGATGCAAGCTGTGCAACAACCCGTTCGGCGGCCCGGTCGGCCGGGTGTTCGCCGCTGCCGGATTCCGCCGATCGCGCAAGAACCCCAACCTCTGCGCGCGATGCTGTGACGCATTGCCGCGAGGCGGGGCCGAGGTCGACGTCGCCGTGCTCTTCGCCGACGTTCGTGGCTCCACGGCGCTCGGCGACCGGCGGGGCGCCGCGGACTTCGCCGCGTTGCTCAACCGGTTCTATCGTGCCGCGACGCAGACGCTGCTGCGCCATGACGCGGTGATCGACAAGCTGATCGGTGACGAGGTGATGGCGTTCTTCGTGCAGGGCATCAGCGGTCCCCGGTATCGGCAACGAGCGGTTGAGGCGGGAATCGAGCTGCTCGAAGCGGTCGGGTACGGCAGCCCCGACGGGCCCTGGCTGGACGTGGGAATCGCGGTGAACGCGGGCGTCGCTTACGTTGGCAACGTCGGCGGGGCGGTGGTCGACTTCACCGCCCTCGGCAGTCCGGTCAACGCCGCCGCCCGGATGCAACAACACGCCGCCGGAGGCGAGTTGTTGGTCGCCGGCGGAGTCGCCGACGGGCTGTTGGACGACCTGCCGCGGCGCACGCTGATCCTGCGGGGACAGCAAGAGCCGATGAACGCCTTCGTCCGCACAGTGTGA